A window of Tautonia plasticadhaerens contains these coding sequences:
- a CDS encoding histidine kinase dimerization/phospho-acceptor domain-containing protein — protein sequence MPDPTDLREVVHDLRNRLSAISSAANAIRKSNFESELGEEMVDIIRNNVERATETLKELSESRETNGHRP from the coding sequence ATGCCAGACCCCACCGACCTCCGCGAGGTGGTCCACGACCTCCGGAACCGGCTCAGCGCCATCTCCTCGGCCGCGAACGCGATCCGCAAGTCGAACTTCGAGAGCGAGTTGGGCGAGGAGATGGTCGACATCATCCGCAACAACGTCGAGCGCGCCACCGAGACGCTCAAGGAGCTGAGCGAGTCCCGAGAGACCAACGGCCACCGCCCCTGA
- a CDS encoding MFS transporter has protein sequence MSPLLVIVSIVLVDLLGFSLVMPLLPRYAELYGFDERMIGALLAAFPLCQLVAGPVLGRLSDRYGRRPILLISQVGTTASFLMIGLSDSFVLMLLGRMLDGFSGGNILVAQAYIADVTKPEGRSRGLGLIGAAFGVGFVLGPLLGGVLVSLPIGPTWQLRLPFLVAAGFSTAAWILTIFWLPESRPPGERGGPDASRAAARAPSWLGVFRALGDRRAGPLVLLGALLVLSFASLEGTFSLFLERRMGWSAGIAAYWFAGLGLVSALMQGGLIRRLVPRFGEARLIPAGLLLLAGGLAALAVSDEVAGLAAAVLLVGLGQGMAAPTISGLLSRGVPPDRQGRIFGALLSAQTLARLVNYQASNELLGRLGPAAPYWLGAAIGGLALALCPWAIRASGKPADPPDEFPRAAVPAEEPAARDA, from the coding sequence ATGTCGCCCCTGCTGGTCATCGTCTCGATCGTCCTGGTCGATCTGCTCGGCTTCTCGCTGGTCATGCCGCTGTTGCCGAGGTATGCGGAGCTGTACGGCTTCGACGAGCGGATGATCGGCGCCCTGCTCGCCGCCTTCCCGCTCTGCCAGCTCGTCGCCGGGCCGGTGCTCGGCCGCCTGAGCGACCGCTACGGCCGCCGGCCGATCCTGCTGATCAGCCAGGTCGGCACGACGGCCTCCTTCCTGATGATCGGCCTGAGCGACTCCTTCGTCCTGATGCTGCTGGGCCGGATGCTCGACGGCTTCTCCGGCGGGAACATCCTGGTGGCCCAGGCGTACATCGCCGACGTGACGAAGCCGGAGGGGCGCTCCAGGGGGCTGGGGCTCATCGGCGCCGCCTTCGGCGTGGGGTTCGTGCTCGGCCCGCTGCTGGGGGGCGTGCTCGTCTCGCTGCCGATCGGCCCGACCTGGCAGCTCCGCCTGCCCTTCCTGGTGGCCGCCGGGTTCTCGACGGCCGCCTGGATCCTGACCATCTTCTGGCTGCCGGAATCCCGCCCCCCCGGGGAACGGGGGGGGCCGGACGCCTCCCGGGCCGCCGCGAGGGCCCCCAGCTGGCTGGGCGTCTTCCGGGCCCTGGGGGACCGCCGGGCCGGCCCCCTGGTGCTGCTGGGGGCCCTGCTCGTGCTCTCGTTCGCCAGCCTGGAGGGGACCTTCAGCCTGTTCCTGGAGCGTCGGATGGGCTGGTCGGCCGGGATCGCGGCCTACTGGTTCGCGGGCCTGGGGCTGGTCAGCGCCCTGATGCAGGGGGGGCTGATCCGCCGCCTCGTCCCCCGGTTCGGCGAGGCCCGGCTCATCCCCGCGGGGCTGCTCCTGCTGGCCGGGGGGCTGGCCGCGCTGGCCGTCTCCGACGAGGTCGCCGGCCTGGCCGCGGCCGTGCTGCTGGTCGGCCTCGGCCAGGGGATGGCGGCGCCGACGATCTCGGGGCTGCTCTCCCGGGGCGTCCCCCCCGACCGCCAGGGCCGGATCTTCGGCGCCTTGCTCTCGGCCCAGACGCTCGCCCGGCTGGTGAACTACCAGGCCTCCAACGAGCTGCTCGGCCGCCTCGGCCCGGCCGCCCCCTACTGGCTCGGCGCCGCCATCGGCGGCCTCGCCCTGGCCCTCTGCCCCTGGGCGATCCGGGCCTCGGGCAAGCCCGCCGACCCCCCGGACGAGTTCCCCCGGGCCGCCGTCCCCGCCGAGGAACCCGCCGCCCGGGATGCCTGA
- a CDS encoding RNA polymerase sigma factor produces the protein MADSPETRPSLLVRLGLPRDDRAWEEFVELYGPLVRRLARRSGLQETDADDLAQDVFRAVAGAIDRWDPDPSRGSFRAWLSRISRNLIVNLIAARRRHPAGTGAGGTDMVAMLHAQPSSDEDSALFDLEYRRRLFALAADRVRGTVRGATWQAFWRTGVEGQDARAVAEALGLSPGAVYVARSRVMARLRREIEAIEGDG, from the coding sequence TTGGCTGACTCTCCAGAAACCCGGCCGAGCCTGCTGGTCCGCCTCGGGTTACCCCGGGACGACCGGGCGTGGGAGGAGTTCGTGGAGCTGTACGGCCCGCTGGTCCGCCGACTGGCCCGGCGCAGCGGGTTGCAGGAGACCGACGCCGACGACCTGGCCCAGGACGTCTTCCGGGCCGTGGCCGGGGCGATCGACCGCTGGGATCCGGACCCCTCCCGGGGGTCGTTCCGGGCCTGGCTCTCCCGGATTTCCCGCAACCTGATCGTCAACCTGATCGCCGCCCGACGCCGGCACCCGGCCGGCACGGGGGCCGGGGGGACCGACATGGTGGCGATGCTCCACGCCCAGCCCTCCTCCGACGAGGACTCGGCCCTCTTCGACCTCGAATACCGCCGTCGCCTCTTCGCCCTGGCGGCCGATCGCGTCCGGGGCACCGTCCGGGGGGCCACCTGGCAGGCCTTCTGGAGGACCGGCGTCGAGGGCCAGGACGCCCGGGCCGTGGCCGAGGCGCTGGGCCTCAGCCCCGGCGCGGTCTACGTGGCGAGGAGCCGGGTCATGGCCCGGCTCCGTCGGGAGATCGAGGCCATCGAGGGGGACGGGTGA